TTACGCCAGCCGACGTTTTGTCGAGACCTAAACGCTCTTGCCAAGCGGGAGTTAGCGTTTCAAGCGTGGCGCCGCTGTAATAAAACGTTCTTAAAGCGCCGTCTCCGCTCGTCGTTTCAAACCTGCCAACGCGTAAAACCGTTTCACGCAAACGCTCGTCGCGAAAAACTAGGAACGCAATATCGCGTTCGGCTTCGATTGTCGATAAAATTTGCTCTAAATCGGCGACATTTTCTAGTATAACGTTGTCCGCGAGCAGTAACAGATCGCCTTTCTTTAAACCCGCGTTAGACGCGGGAGAATGCGCCTCCACCGCCGTGATTAAAACGCCGTCTTCGCGCCCGAAATAACTTCTCAAATTTCGCGAAAGGTCCGATACGGCGACGCCAAGCCACGCGTTTTTTATATCCCCCGATCGCTCTATGCGTTCCGCTACGGCTTTAACGCGGTCAATCGGCAGAAAAAAACCGTCGTGCGGCTCGCGCCCCGTTTCCGCCGTTCCTCGTATATAGGTAGGCACGCCCATAAGCTCGCCGCGAGCGTTTACGATAGCGCCGCCGATATTTCCGCCGTGAATATGCGCGTCCGCGCGTATTATGGGATTGTCGCCTAACCGAAGCGAGGAGACTATCCCCATCGACGCGACCGTTTCGATTCCAAACGGGTTGCCGACGGCGAAAATCAGATCGCCCGCTTGCGCCGCCGACAGATCGGCAAAAACCGGTTCGGGCAGATTATCGCCTACGACTTTAAGAACGGCTAGGTCTAAGGATTGATCCGTTCCTAAAACTTTAGCGTCAAGCGGTTCCGGCGATCCAGCCGTTACGACTTTTAATATTGAGCGATTCCCAGCTATTTTTGCGCTTGTCGCTATTAGTCCGTCGCTAGAAATAATTACGCCGCTTCCGAGCGACGCGCGCAGCTTGTGCGCGGTAAGCCCTAATTGCGGATATTGAAAATACGGCTTAAACCACGAATCTTCGGCAAACGGAGTTCCCACCCCCGCCTCGTCGTCGTTGGTCTTCATAATATAAACCACGTTTTTCGCCGCGCGTTCCACTACCGGCGCGAACGATTCGGGTAGCTCTAATTTTCGATCAATCTCTTCGGCGCTTATGGTTGAAATCAGCGCTACAAACGGCAAAAAGAGCGAAAAACGCATCTATTTTCCGCCGCTCTTAGCGATCCGCCGCCGCGATTTGACGAGGAAAAATCCCCGCGAGCGCGCGACGCTTAATACGCGAGTTTTTTTGCGTATCGCTTGCCCGACGATACCGCGCGCGATCGTCTCCGATTTTCGATTGATAACGTTTGGCTTGAGCGTTAAGCGTTCGGCTGGACTTGAATATTTCGCGTCAAAATTATCCGTAGCGATCATAAACTCCGTCTCTTTCAAACTTGCAAGCCGATCGATATGCGATCTCATCGTCATATCCTTGCCGCTCTTCGCGGTCTCGCGCGTAATTAGCGACGCTTTTTTTTGAGCGCGAAAAAGAGCGCGTTTATTAAACAGCTTTGTAAAATCGGCTATATTTATAGAAAAATGAGAGCTTTTATCCTTAAAACATAAAAAAAGACGCATAGCCGTCGATTTCGCGATCTCTATCAAAGCGACCGAACGTTGCGCGGCGGGGTAGCCCGCGTAATTTGTTCCGTATTATTGCGCGTAAGG
The Helicobacteraceae bacterium genome window above contains:
- a CDS encoding PDZ domain-containing protein; this translates as MRFSLFLPFVALISTISAEEIDRKLELPESFAPVVERAAKNVVYIMKTNDDEAGVGTPFAEDSWFKPYFQYPQLGLTAHKLRASLGSGVIISSDGLIATSAKIAGNRSILKVVTAGSPEPLDAKVLGTDQSLDLAVLKVVGDNLPEPVFADLSAAQAGDLIFAVGNPFGIETVASMGIVSSLRLGDNPIIRADAHIHGGNIGGAIVNARGELMGVPTYIRGTAETGREPHDGFFLPIDRVKAVAERIERSGDIKNAWLGVAVSDLSRNLRSYFGREDGVLITAVEAHSPASNAGLKKGDLLLLADNVILENVADLEQILSTIEAERDIAFLVFRDERLRETVLRVGRFETTSGDGALRTFYYSGATLETLTPAWQERLGLDKTSAGVMVIDVDAGTAAARSGLEAGDLIVQIEGRDVESLTQFQEAINARNPESFVAIRSGVALEIKLSQQ